In Rathayibacter sp. VKM Ac-2762, one DNA window encodes the following:
- a CDS encoding HAMP domain-containing sensor histidine kinase: MSTARRRVGALSIRARITVGTVAVATALFALAALLFYQVVTGIVDRSERTILMSIEDEVRRDISAGNVPRTQGSSTGQLFLALAPDGSVSTSTMPSRLSGEVLSALAEEPADTSPRYADVTTANGSYLVRFTAIESDRGVWQVASARDQAASQLVLDDFAHVLVYAAIFLVVTFGLASWILTGAALAPVRRMRARADQIAAEPGQGDQLPVVGTRDEIDELAVTLNAFLTKQTASLAREKQMVSDASHELRTPLAALSAQLEIAHHRVDDPVAVDRVILDAQKSVDRLVRLASALLDISRIESRTVRPTAPFAELVDELVGAVDRTRLLASESGVEIDYEIDEREPARLYAVASQDFGRVIDNLVRNAIQAMNGGGMIVASLSQSDGRLMLSVSDDGPGMPDAFIPVAFDRFSRPDDSRTLASGGSGLGLALVHTTVLSAGGTVALVNRSPRGLAVDIVLPPVGSA, translated from the coding sequence ATGAGCACGGCACGCCGCCGGGTCGGCGCGCTCTCGATCCGCGCGAGGATCACCGTGGGAACGGTCGCTGTGGCGACCGCCCTCTTCGCGCTCGCGGCGCTGCTCTTCTACCAGGTGGTCACCGGCATCGTCGACCGCAGTGAGCGGACGATCCTGATGTCGATCGAGGACGAGGTGCGCCGCGACATCTCGGCGGGCAACGTCCCGCGCACGCAGGGCTCGTCGACGGGCCAGCTGTTCCTCGCCCTCGCGCCCGACGGGAGCGTCAGCACCTCGACCATGCCCTCGCGGCTGAGCGGCGAGGTGCTCAGCGCTCTGGCGGAGGAGCCGGCCGACACCTCGCCCCGGTACGCCGACGTGACGACGGCGAACGGCAGCTACCTGGTCCGCTTCACGGCCATCGAGAGCGATCGCGGCGTCTGGCAGGTCGCCTCCGCCCGCGATCAGGCCGCGTCGCAGCTCGTCCTCGACGACTTCGCCCACGTGCTCGTCTACGCCGCGATCTTCCTCGTCGTCACGTTCGGGCTCGCCTCGTGGATCCTGACGGGCGCGGCCCTCGCCCCGGTGCGCCGGATGCGGGCGCGCGCGGATCAGATCGCCGCCGAGCCCGGGCAGGGCGACCAGCTCCCGGTCGTCGGCACGCGCGACGAGATCGACGAGCTCGCGGTGACGCTGAACGCGTTCCTGACCAAGCAGACCGCGTCGCTGGCCCGGGAGAAGCAGATGGTGTCGGATGCGAGCCACGAGCTCCGCACTCCCCTCGCCGCGCTCTCCGCGCAGCTCGAGATCGCCCACCATCGCGTCGACGATCCGGTCGCGGTCGACCGGGTCATCCTCGACGCGCAGAAGAGCGTCGACCGGCTCGTGCGCCTCGCGTCCGCCCTGCTCGACATCTCGCGCATCGAGAGCCGCACCGTCCGCCCGACCGCTCCCTTCGCCGAGCTCGTCGACGAGCTGGTGGGCGCCGTCGACCGCACCCGCCTGCTCGCCTCGGAGTCGGGGGTGGAGATCGACTACGAGATCGACGAGCGCGAGCCGGCCCGGCTCTACGCGGTCGCGTCCCAGGACTTCGGCCGGGTGATCGACAACCTCGTGAGGAACGCGATCCAGGCTATGAACGGCGGCGGCATGATCGTCGCCTCCCTCTCGCAGTCGGACGGGCGCCTGATGCTCAGCGTCTCGGACGACGGACCGGGGATGCCCGACGCCTTCATCCCGGTCGCCTTCGACCGCTTCTCCCGCCCGGACGACTCCCGGACCCTCGCCTCCGGCGGCAGCGGTCTCGGACTGGCCCTGGTGCACACCACCGTGCTCTCGGCCGGCGGGACGGTCGCCCTGGTCAACCGCTCCCCCCGGGGTCTCGCGGTCGACATCGTCCTCCCGCCCGTCGGCTCCGCCTGA
- a CDS encoding class I SAM-dependent methyltransferase, whose protein sequence is MSDKDANWKYAEDAVVESEAIASARRLSVELGIDAVSPSIGAQAALVAAAARATSIIEIGTGTGVSGLWLLDGAPEAMLTSIDSEAVHQQHARAQFHEAGISPNRLRLIPGRALEVLPRMNENSYDIVFVDGDPLQVIENVEHALRLVRPGGTVLVPHALWRGRVANPAQRDEIATAFRTLVAEVCASPAVVSVLSPIGDGLLQANKRRA, encoded by the coding sequence GTGTCCGACAAGGATGCCAACTGGAAGTACGCCGAGGACGCGGTCGTCGAGTCGGAGGCCATCGCCTCGGCCCGCCGGCTCTCGGTCGAGCTGGGCATCGACGCCGTCTCCCCCTCGATCGGCGCGCAGGCCGCGCTGGTCGCCGCCGCGGCGCGCGCGACCTCCATCATCGAGATCGGCACCGGCACCGGAGTGAGCGGCCTGTGGCTGCTCGACGGCGCCCCCGAGGCGATGCTCACCTCGATCGACTCCGAGGCGGTGCACCAGCAGCACGCGCGCGCCCAGTTCCACGAGGCGGGCATCTCGCCCAACCGGCTCCGGCTCATCCCGGGCCGCGCCCTCGAGGTGCTGCCCCGGATGAACGAGAACTCCTACGACATCGTCTTCGTCGACGGCGATCCGCTGCAGGTCATCGAGAACGTCGAGCACGCGCTGCGGCTCGTCCGTCCGGGCGGGACGGTCCTCGTCCCCCACGCGCTCTGGCGCGGACGCGTGGCCAACCCCGCGCAGCGCGACGAGATCGCGACGGCGTTCCGCACGCTGGTGGCCGAGGTCTGCGCCTCCCCCGCCGTGGTCAGCGTGCTCTCGCCGATCGGCGACGGCCTGCTGCAGGCCAACAAGCGCCGCGCCTGA
- a CDS encoding DUF3117 domain-containing protein — MAAMKPRTGDGPMEAVKEGRLIVVRVPLEGGGRLVVSVNDAEAKELHDALASVVSPA; from the coding sequence ATGGCGGCCATGAAGCCGAGGACCGGAGACGGACCGATGGAGGCTGTTAAGGAGGGCCGACTCATCGTCGTGCGCGTTCCGCTCGAAGGAGGCGGACGCCTCGTCGTCTCGGTCAACGATGCAGAGGCGAAAGAGCTGCACGACGCGCTCGCGTCGGTGGTGTCTCCCGCCTGA
- a CDS encoding general stress protein, whose amino-acid sequence MTQQTPFSGRGPAFPTIPRGEILATFDTYQEAQAAVDVLARADFPVRQLAIIGNELKSVERVTGKLTWGRVALAGAASGAWLGVFLGLLLIIFSPTTEFSFLIAAVLLGAGFGMLFGLASYAVNRRRRDFTSTMQVIATSYSVLVDPEVVNRARNLLDGGTSPAEAPQTAWAPPPAAIGDPQPQPVRPEDDPR is encoded by the coding sequence GTGACTCAGCAGACGCCGTTCAGCGGCCGAGGGCCGGCCTTCCCCACGATCCCGCGCGGGGAGATCCTCGCCACTTTCGACACGTACCAGGAGGCGCAGGCCGCCGTCGACGTGCTCGCCCGCGCCGACTTCCCGGTGCGCCAGCTCGCCATCATCGGCAACGAGCTCAAGAGCGTCGAGCGGGTGACCGGCAAGCTCACCTGGGGCCGCGTCGCCCTCGCCGGAGCGGCCTCCGGCGCCTGGCTCGGTGTCTTCCTGGGCCTCCTGCTCATCATCTTCTCGCCGACGACGGAGTTCTCCTTCCTCATCGCGGCGGTCCTCCTCGGCGCCGGCTTCGGGATGCTCTTCGGGCTCGCCTCCTACGCCGTGAACCGCCGCCGTCGCGACTTCACCTCGACCATGCAGGTGATCGCGACCAGCTACTCCGTGCTCGTGGACCCCGAGGTGGTCAACCGCGCGCGCAACCTGCTCGACGGCGGCACCTCCCCGGCGGAGGCGCCGCAGACGGCCTGGGCTCCGCCGCCCGCTGCGATCGGCGACCCGCAGCCGCAGCCCGTCCGCCCCGAGGACGACCCGCGCTGA
- a CDS encoding Mrp/NBP35 family ATP-binding protein: MPDVAAIETAVRTALARVVDPEIRKPITELDMLESVEAAVDGAVRVAIRLTIVGCPAASAIERDVREAAASAPGVTAVDVVVGVMTPAQRTALTERLQGGRRSMPFGPDSLTRVYAVTSGKGGVGKSTVTANLAVALAQRGLAVGLVDADVHGFSIPGLLGLMHDGRVAKPTRVGELMLPPVAHGVKVISIGMFLEGDTRGAAVSWRGPMLHRTISQFLTDVYFGDLDVLLLDLPPGTGDVAISIGQLLPHAEVLIVTTPQPAAADVAERSGALARQSGQRIVGVVENMSGLPQPDGSVLELFGSGGGAEVARRLTATGDEVPLLASLPISVALRAGGDEGVPVVVGDPKDPAARAIDALAASLAARPRGLTGRRLPLAVG; the protein is encoded by the coding sequence ATGCCTGACGTCGCCGCCATCGAGACCGCCGTCAGGACGGCGCTGGCCCGGGTCGTCGATCCGGAGATCCGGAAGCCCATCACCGAGCTCGACATGCTCGAGTCGGTCGAGGCGGCCGTCGACGGAGCGGTCCGCGTCGCGATCCGGCTGACCATCGTCGGCTGCCCGGCCGCCTCCGCGATCGAGCGCGACGTACGCGAGGCCGCGGCCTCGGCTCCCGGAGTCACGGCGGTCGACGTCGTGGTCGGAGTGATGACGCCGGCGCAGCGCACCGCCCTCACCGAGCGCCTCCAGGGCGGCCGCCGGAGCATGCCCTTCGGCCCGGACTCGCTCACCCGCGTGTACGCGGTCACCAGCGGCAAGGGCGGTGTCGGCAAGTCGACCGTCACCGCCAACCTCGCGGTCGCCCTCGCTCAGCGGGGGCTCGCGGTCGGCCTCGTGGACGCCGACGTGCACGGCTTCTCCATCCCCGGCCTGCTCGGCCTGATGCACGACGGGCGGGTCGCGAAGCCCACCCGCGTCGGCGAGCTCATGCTGCCGCCGGTGGCGCACGGCGTGAAGGTCATCTCGATCGGGATGTTCCTCGAGGGCGACACCCGGGGGGCGGCCGTCTCCTGGCGCGGACCCATGCTGCACCGCACCATCTCCCAGTTCCTCACCGACGTGTACTTCGGCGACCTCGACGTGCTCCTGCTCGACCTGCCTCCCGGCACGGGGGATGTGGCGATCTCCATCGGGCAGCTGCTCCCGCATGCGGAGGTCCTCATCGTCACCACCCCGCAGCCGGCGGCCGCCGACGTGGCCGAGCGCAGCGGCGCGCTCGCCCGCCAATCGGGTCAGCGCATCGTCGGAGTGGTCGAGAACATGTCGGGGCTTCCGCAGCCCGACGGCTCGGTGCTGGAGCTCTTCGGCAGCGGAGGCGGGGCCGAGGTCGCGCGTCGGCTCACTGCGACGGGCGACGAGGTGCCGCTGCTCGCGTCGCTGCCGATCTCCGTGGCGCTGCGGGCAGGGGGCGACGAGGGCGTGCCCGTCGTCGTCGGCGATCCGAAGGATCCTGCTGCCCGGGCGATCGACGCCCTGGCGGCGTCGCTCGCCGCGCGGCCGCGGGGACTGACCGGCCGTCGGCTTCCGCTCGCCGTCGGCTGA
- a CDS encoding response regulator transcription factor — MKILVVEDDPAMGEALVGGLEDAGYEAVLTTNGIDALVAFSNAEFSAAIVDVMLPAMSGFEICRRIRELGRPTPIMLLTARDAIEDRVFGLDAGADDYLTKPFAFTELNARLRALLRRSPSLMSTSIDVGRITVDGSSIRRTADGSRIHVSPKELELLKLLITPVGSVVTRQRILSEIWGGGEIVDNNIVDQYVSYLRKKLPTEDTGVSIVTVRGKGYFLRPVE, encoded by the coding sequence GTGAAGATCCTTGTCGTCGAAGACGATCCAGCCATGGGTGAGGCCCTCGTCGGCGGCCTCGAAGACGCCGGCTACGAGGCCGTGCTGACCACGAACGGCATCGACGCGCTCGTCGCGTTCAGCAACGCCGAGTTCTCGGCCGCCATCGTGGACGTCATGCTCCCGGCGATGTCGGGCTTCGAGATCTGCCGCCGGATCCGCGAGCTCGGCCGGCCCACGCCGATCATGCTGCTGACCGCGCGGGACGCGATCGAGGACCGCGTCTTCGGGCTCGACGCCGGAGCGGACGACTACCTGACCAAGCCGTTCGCGTTCACCGAGCTCAACGCGCGCCTCCGGGCCCTCCTGCGCCGCAGCCCGTCGCTGATGTCCACCTCGATCGACGTCGGACGCATCACCGTGGACGGATCGAGCATCCGGCGCACCGCCGACGGCTCGCGCATCCACGTCAGCCCGAAGGAGCTCGAGCTCCTCAAGCTCCTCATCACTCCCGTCGGCTCCGTCGTGACCCGCCAGCGGATCCTCTCCGAGATCTGGGGCGGCGGCGAGATCGTCGACAACAACATCGTCGACCAGTACGTCAGCTACCTGCGCAAGAAGCTCCCGACCGAGGACACGGGCGTCAGCATCGTGACCGTCCGCGGCAAGGGCTACTTCCTCCGCCCGGTCGAGTAG
- a CDS encoding DUF1003 domain-containing protein gives MARDTKQDRRLDAPKGLRTRVLSRRNRPSSDRFGRLTESFARGMGTPWFLVGMTIFCVFWLMFNTYGPADARFDSQALGFTVLTLILSLQASYAAPLLLLAQNRQDDRDRVQIEQDRQRAERNLADTEYLAREVVALRLAIRDMASKDFIRSELRGLLEELEKDRAQEPERRDA, from the coding sequence GTGGCTAGGGACACCAAGCAGGACCGGCGCCTGGACGCTCCCAAGGGCTTGCGCACCCGCGTCCTCTCGCGGCGGAACCGCCCGAGCAGCGACCGCTTCGGCCGCCTGACCGAGTCGTTCGCCCGCGGCATGGGCACGCCGTGGTTCCTGGTCGGGATGACGATCTTCTGCGTCTTCTGGCTGATGTTCAACACCTACGGGCCCGCGGACGCTCGCTTCGACTCTCAGGCCCTCGGCTTCACGGTGCTGACGCTGATCCTCTCGCTGCAGGCCTCCTACGCCGCGCCGCTCCTGCTGCTCGCGCAGAACCGACAGGACGACCGCGACCGCGTGCAGATCGAGCAGGACCGGCAGCGGGCCGAGCGCAACCTCGCGGACACCGAGTACCTCGCGCGCGAGGTCGTGGCCCTGCGCCTGGCGATCCGCGACATGGCGAGCAAGGACTTCATCCGCTCGGAGCTGCGCGGCCTGCTCGAGGAGCTCGAGAAGGATCGGGCGCAGGAGCCCGAGCGGCGCGATGCCTGA
- a CDS encoding phage tail tape measure protein encodes MVDRTVKVTAVLQAQQYIAGLDKMQKKMRETTKDGVDKLAEQREAMTQLGTAAIGVGVVAVAAVGLAVSKFAEFDKAMSGVAASTHESTANMGLLRDAALEAGAETVFSATEAAGAINELAKAGVSTKDILGGGLTGALSLASAGSLDVADAAEIAATAMTQFGLKGSEVPHIADLLAAGAGKAQGSVEDLSQALNQGGLVASQAGFSIEETTGTLAAFAAAGLVGSDAGTSLKTAILALQNPSEKARGVMEDYGLSVYDSSGNMLSFSDIAGQLESKLGGLTDEQRNAALATIFGNDAVRAANVLYSNGADGITDWTSKVNDAGYAAITAATNLDNLSGDLEYLGGAIDTGLIKAGSGANEVLREMVQRATDVADGIGQIPAPLLSAGVALTGTIGGFSLLGGTLLVGATRVGEMRRSFVTLNEEMPKTAKFATSAAKGLGLVAGLTTVAVVLDSIANSGNRAAPSLEETARAMKKLDGVDQIFAQLDGAGPVDDLDGALKRLLGNDLDANLDGFNRWASGINQALGGPVSDSVQTTRDQFEKIDDVLKALVEGGAADEAARQFQTIADAAEAQGIPTQKLMDELLPGYSEALQGATVATEDNATVTQENADKLEELSGKAQSAETDLDALADAIRGFGSAQLDVNAATREFEASIDDLSASVEKNGTTLDRGTEAGRANDAALDALASSSKELAAATLERTGSEDEARNAVQRGREELIRQLAQFGITGQAADDYADNLGLIPDDVVTAVALTGTEAAEARLAYLTRNREIAITTVVNSPNGAAFSDARAGANGGLAAYANGGIESYSMGGFPTGIYKGRAGSIYKFAEPETRWEAFISGRPGQEARNLAIWEAAGERLGAFDAAGITGGRFDSRSLAPLAAHYSTSNTYGGKTIAPVVQMNGPMYAYDPTRLATAITKKQTQALSLFDY; translated from the coding sequence ATGGTGGATAGAACGGTCAAGGTCACAGCAGTACTGCAGGCTCAGCAGTACATCGCTGGGCTGGACAAGATGCAGAAGAAGATGCGCGAGACGACGAAGGACGGCGTCGACAAGCTGGCGGAGCAGCGCGAGGCGATGACCCAGCTCGGCACTGCCGCGATCGGTGTCGGTGTCGTCGCGGTGGCTGCGGTGGGACTCGCGGTGTCCAAGTTCGCGGAGTTCGACAAGGCCATGTCGGGCGTCGCTGCTTCGACTCACGAGTCCACGGCGAACATGGGGCTACTGCGGGACGCGGCTCTCGAGGCCGGCGCGGAAACCGTGTTCTCCGCCACCGAGGCGGCAGGCGCAATCAACGAGCTCGCGAAGGCCGGCGTCTCGACGAAGGACATCCTCGGCGGAGGCTTGACGGGTGCGCTGTCGCTCGCGTCCGCAGGCTCTCTCGACGTCGCGGACGCGGCCGAGATCGCCGCGACCGCCATGACCCAGTTCGGGCTGAAGGGGTCAGAGGTTCCCCACATCGCTGACCTACTTGCTGCGGGCGCTGGCAAGGCGCAGGGTTCCGTGGAGGATCTGTCGCAGGCGCTCAACCAGGGCGGACTCGTCGCCTCACAGGCCGGTTTCTCGATCGAGGAGACCACCGGGACGCTCGCAGCATTCGCCGCTGCGGGTTTGGTCGGGTCGGATGCGGGTACATCCCTCAAGACGGCGATCCTCGCCCTGCAGAACCCCTCTGAGAAGGCGCGCGGGGTGATGGAAGACTACGGCCTGTCCGTCTACGACTCCTCGGGCAACATGCTGTCGTTCTCTGACATCGCAGGGCAGCTCGAGAGCAAGCTCGGCGGTCTCACTGACGAGCAGCGGAACGCCGCCCTGGCAACGATCTTCGGGAACGATGCGGTCCGTGCCGCGAACGTCCTCTACTCCAACGGGGCGGACGGCATCACCGATTGGACGTCGAAGGTCAACGATGCCGGTTACGCCGCGATCACCGCGGCCACCAACCTCGACAACCTGAGCGGCGACCTCGAGTACCTCGGTGGGGCGATCGACACTGGGCTCATCAAGGCGGGTTCGGGCGCTAATGAGGTTCTGCGCGAGATGGTCCAGCGCGCCACGGACGTCGCGGACGGCATCGGACAGATCCCCGCTCCGCTGCTCTCGGCCGGCGTCGCTCTCACGGGCACCATCGGCGGGTTCTCACTCCTCGGCGGCACGCTCCTCGTCGGCGCGACCAGGGTCGGCGAGATGCGGCGCAGCTTTGTCACCCTGAACGAGGAGATGCCTAAGACCGCGAAGTTCGCGACGAGCGCCGCGAAGGGGCTCGGACTCGTCGCCGGTCTCACCACCGTCGCGGTCGTGCTCGACTCGATCGCGAACAGCGGCAATCGCGCCGCGCCCTCGCTCGAGGAGACCGCTCGCGCGATGAAGAAGCTGGATGGCGTCGACCAGATCTTCGCGCAGCTGGACGGAGCCGGCCCGGTCGACGACCTCGACGGCGCACTCAAGCGACTCCTTGGAAACGATCTCGACGCCAACCTCGACGGATTCAACCGGTGGGCATCGGGAATCAACCAGGCGCTAGGAGGCCCCGTCAGCGACTCCGTGCAGACCACCCGCGACCAGTTCGAGAAGATCGACGACGTCCTCAAGGCCCTCGTCGAGGGTGGCGCGGCCGACGAGGCGGCGCGACAGTTCCAGACCATCGCTGACGCTGCGGAGGCGCAGGGCATCCCCACACAGAAGCTCATGGACGAACTGCTTCCCGGCTACTCCGAGGCGCTACAGGGGGCAACCGTCGCGACGGAGGACAACGCTACGGTCACGCAGGAGAACGCGGACAAGCTCGAGGAGCTTTCCGGGAAGGCGCAGTCTGCGGAAACCGACCTCGACGCACTCGCTGACGCGATTCGCGGTTTCGGTTCTGCGCAGCTGGACGTGAACGCAGCTACTCGCGAGTTCGAGGCCTCGATCGACGACCTGTCCGCGTCAGTCGAGAAGAACGGGACGACGCTGGACCGCGGGACGGAAGCGGGCCGCGCGAATGATGCGGCCCTCGACGCGCTTGCATCCTCGTCAAAGGAGCTCGCCGCGGCGACTCTCGAGCGCACCGGCAGCGAGGATGAGGCACGCAACGCGGTGCAGCGCGGCCGCGAGGAGCTGATCCGTCAGCTCGCGCAGTTCGGAATCACCGGGCAGGCAGCAGACGACTACGCGGACAACCTCGGGCTCATCCCCGATGACGTCGTGACAGCCGTGGCGCTCACGGGAACCGAAGCCGCCGAAGCTCGCCTGGCGTACCTGACGCGCAACCGTGAGATCGCGATCACCACTGTCGTCAACTCCCCCAATGGCGCCGCGTTCTCGGATGCGCGTGCGGGCGCGAACGGTGGACTTGCCGCCTATGCGAACGGCGGAATCGAGTCCTACTCGATGGGTGGATTCCCGACCGGCATCTACAAGGGCCGAGCCGGCTCGATCTACAAGTTCGCAGAGCCGGAAACGCGCTGGGAAGCATTCATTTCCGGGCGCCCCGGACAGGAAGCGCGGAACCTCGCGATCTGGGAGGCGGCAGGCGAACGGCTGGGAGCGTTCGACGCGGCCGGCATCACGGGAGGTCGATTCGACTCGCGTTCGCTTGCGCCGCTGGCGGCGCACTACTCGACCAGCAACACCTACGGCGGCAAGACCATCGCGCCGGTCGTGCAGATGAACGGACCGATGTACGCCTACGACCCGACGAGACTCGCAACGGCTATTACGAAGAAGCAGACGCAGGCGCTCTCGCTCTTCGACTACTAG
- a CDS encoding CBS domain-containing protein, translated as MSSARVFVARLAGCSVFDPAGDRVGKVRDVLLVYRQNDAPRVVGLVVEIPGRRRVFVSIGRVTSIGSGQIITTGLINVRRFEQRGGEVRVIAELLGRRVSFVDGSGDAVVEDVAIEEAAPGEWELAQLFVRRPKTSPSPFAKGATAFAGWREVRESVSTEAQSAEQYVASLSELKPADLASTLLDLPQQRMLEVAGELSDDRLADVLEEMPESEQVEILGRLDDDRAADVLDQMQPDDAADLIAQLSEERGEALLELMEPEEADDVRMLLTYAPESAGGLMTTEPIIVSSEATVAEGLALIRRHELAPALGAAVCVTLPPYEPPTGRFLGMVHFQRMLRYPPHERLGTLLDQSMDPITPETSAAEVARILASYNLVSVPVVDASHRLVGVVTIDDVLDYLLPDDWRSHGDDDEPRKPVTTATQGVPLVPPAPAATGRTRRGRRGARG; from the coding sequence GTGAGTTCCGCCAGAGTCTTCGTCGCGCGCTTGGCCGGATGCAGTGTCTTCGACCCGGCCGGCGATCGCGTCGGCAAGGTCCGCGACGTGCTCCTGGTCTACCGGCAGAACGACGCCCCGCGGGTGGTCGGCCTGGTGGTCGAGATCCCCGGGCGCCGTCGCGTCTTCGTGTCGATCGGCCGGGTCACCAGCATCGGCAGCGGCCAGATCATCACCACCGGGCTCATCAACGTGCGCCGCTTCGAGCAGCGGGGCGGCGAGGTCCGCGTCATCGCCGAGCTACTCGGCCGCCGGGTGAGCTTCGTGGACGGCTCCGGTGACGCGGTCGTCGAGGACGTCGCGATCGAGGAGGCCGCTCCCGGCGAGTGGGAGCTCGCGCAGCTCTTCGTCCGCCGGCCCAAGACCAGCCCCTCCCCCTTCGCCAAGGGCGCGACCGCCTTCGCCGGCTGGCGCGAGGTCCGCGAGAGCGTCTCGACCGAGGCGCAGTCCGCCGAGCAGTACGTCGCCAGCCTCTCCGAGCTCAAGCCCGCCGACCTCGCCAGCACGCTCCTCGATCTGCCGCAGCAGCGGATGCTCGAGGTCGCCGGCGAGCTCTCGGACGACCGCCTCGCGGACGTGCTCGAGGAGATGCCCGAGAGCGAACAGGTCGAGATCCTCGGCCGGCTCGACGACGACCGCGCCGCCGACGTGCTCGACCAGATGCAGCCGGACGACGCGGCCGACCTGATCGCCCAGCTCTCGGAGGAGCGCGGCGAGGCGCTCCTGGAGCTGATGGAGCCCGAGGAGGCGGACGACGTCCGCATGCTCCTCACCTACGCTCCGGAGTCCGCCGGCGGTCTGATGACCACGGAGCCGATCATCGTCTCCTCCGAGGCGACCGTCGCCGAGGGTCTCGCCCTCATCCGCCGCCACGAGCTCGCCCCGGCACTCGGCGCCGCCGTCTGCGTCACACTGCCGCCCTACGAGCCGCCGACCGGCCGCTTCCTCGGCATGGTGCACTTCCAGCGGATGCTCCGCTACCCGCCGCACGAGCGCCTCGGCACCCTGCTCGACCAGAGCATGGACCCGATCACGCCCGAGACCTCGGCGGCCGAGGTCGCCCGGATCCTGGCCAGCTACAACCTCGTCTCGGTGCCCGTCGTCGACGCGTCCCACCGCCTCGTCGGCGTCGTGACCATCGACGACGTCCTCGACTACCTCCTCCCCGACGACTGGCGCAGCCACGGCGACGACGACGAACCGAGGAAGCCGGTGACGACGGCGACGCAGGGCGTCCCGCTCGTGCCGCCGGCACCCGCGGCGACAGGCAGGACACGACGGGGACGGAGGGGCGCGCGTGGCTAG
- a CDS encoding twin-arginine translocase TatA/TatE family subunit — protein MFGLTFDKLLIIGVIAVFVLGPDRLPHYAAQLGQLVRKVRGFATQARERVKDEMGDEFNDVDWKKLDPRQYDPRRIIRDALLEDDPAPTVKPPTAVAAPVVPGGTGSAQDSYYTTMQRSVSSGTLSSVAPPPIDSEAT, from the coding sequence GTGTTCGGTCTGACGTTCGACAAGCTCCTCATCATCGGGGTCATCGCCGTCTTCGTGCTGGGTCCCGACCGCCTCCCGCACTACGCCGCCCAGCTCGGGCAGCTCGTGCGCAAGGTGCGCGGATTCGCCACGCAGGCCCGGGAGCGCGTCAAGGACGAGATGGGCGACGAGTTCAACGACGTCGACTGGAAGAAGCTCGACCCGCGCCAGTACGATCCTCGCCGCATCATCCGCGACGCCCTGCTCGAGGACGATCCGGCCCCCACCGTGAAGCCGCCCACCGCTGTCGCCGCTCCGGTCGTGCCGGGCGGCACCGGCTCCGCGCAGGACAGCTACTACACGACGATGCAGCGCTCCGTCTCGTCCGGCACGCTCTCGAGCGTCGCGCCGCCGCCGATCGACTCCGAGGCCACCTGA